One genomic region from Quercus robur chromosome 4, dhQueRobu3.1, whole genome shotgun sequence encodes:
- the LOC126720232 gene encoding protein EMBRYO DEFECTIVE 514-like: MVLMDLIKKGHPEPDKKIGGGVSAFQVRYHPMWKSRCFFLIRDDESLDDFSFRKCVDHILPLPEEMKLKSDVNKALGGGKGHGQRGGGHGGRGGGRGRGRGAPDAATNTALMHPLMQQLMHPDAAPDAL, encoded by the exons ATGGTGCTGATGGACTTGATTAAGAAGGGTCATCCAGAGCCAGATAAAAAGATTGGGGGAGGGGTTAGTGCTTTTCAGGTGCGGTACCATCCTATGTGGAAAAGTAGGTGCTTCTTCCTCATAAGGGATGATGAGTCTTTGGATGATTTTAGCTTCAGGAAGTGTGTAGATCATATACTTCCCTTGCCAGAAGAGATGAAGTTAAAATCTGATGTCAACAAGGCCTTAGGTGGTGGTAAAGGTCATGGTCAAAGAGGTGGTGGTCATGGTGGAAGAGGTGGTGGGCGTGGCCGTGGAAGAGGGG CACCTGATGCAGCGACTAATACAGCCCTGATGCACCCCCTGATGCAGCAGCTGATGCACCCTGATGCAGCACCTGATGCACTCTGA